Sequence from the Chloroflexota bacterium genome:
CGCATGGTAGAGCGCCGCATCTTCCCCGGCTACGTCCTGGTGCAGATGCGCGTCCCCAAGGACACGTTGACGCCCACCGAGCAGGCGTGGTACGTCGTGCGCAACACGCCCGGCGTAACCGGCTTCGTCAGTTCGGGAACCAAGCCCATCCCACTGCGCCAGGAAGAGATTGACAAGATTATCAAGCGCATGGAGGCCGAAGAGCCTACCATCAAGGTGAGTTTTCATCGGGGCGAGAAGGTGCAGATCATCAGCGGCCCCTTCGCCGAGTTCATGGGCACGGTGGATAGCATCAGCATGGGAAAGGGCAAGGTTACCGTGCTGGTCTCCTTCTTCGGGCGCGAGACGCCCGTGGAGGTGGACCTGACCCA
This genomic interval carries:
- the nusG gene encoding transcription termination/antitermination factor NusG; this translates as MADTSAAPEEAPTADAASEEAPTADAAPEEAPTVDAAPEEASAEVAIEAAGEDAAEAEDAESPYQKAWFVIHTYSGYENKVKKNLEQRIESMGMREWILQVVVPTEEEIEIRDGQRRMVERRIFPGYVLVQMRVPKDTLTPTEQAWYVVRNTPGVTGFVSSGTKPIPLRQEEIDKIIKRMEAEEPTIKVSFHRGEKVQIISGPFAEFMGTVDSISMGKGKVTVLVSFFGRETPVEVDLTQVVRL